A genomic region of Halopelagius longus contains the following coding sequences:
- a CDS encoding helix-turn-helix domain-containing protein, translating into MGLIAEYEITCEHLPLVTVAGDVPEATLDVELQPNHGNRPPFIVHATHETPALIERAFESSSFVAEYTLVGQAGETSRYQVLPALGMDAQLGEQIEDLSKLRALATTDSIIEQIRVTPTGWIQSGWFTDRTVLDEFRTFWQRNGEFSLRRLTYDGEAEKAGDGLTDHQREALRIAYEMGYFDIPRTATLDEVATELGITASSVSERLRRAQTYLIETTVASTWPPLPE; encoded by the coding sequence ATGGGCCTCATCGCCGAATACGAGATCACTTGCGAGCATCTCCCGCTCGTGACGGTTGCAGGAGACGTTCCAGAAGCGACGCTGGATGTCGAACTCCAGCCCAATCACGGCAATCGTCCGCCGTTTATCGTTCACGCGACGCATGAAACGCCCGCGTTGATCGAGCGAGCCTTCGAATCGTCGTCGTTCGTGGCGGAGTACACTCTGGTCGGACAGGCAGGCGAAACGTCTCGGTACCAGGTCTTGCCAGCTCTCGGGATGGACGCCCAACTCGGCGAACAGATCGAGGATCTCTCGAAGCTCCGCGCGCTCGCCACCACCGACTCCATCATCGAGCAGATCCGCGTCACGCCGACCGGCTGGATTCAATCCGGGTGGTTCACCGACAGGACAGTGTTGGACGAGTTTCGTACGTTCTGGCAGCGAAACGGTGAATTCTCCCTCCGGCGACTCACTTACGATGGGGAAGCCGAAAAAGCGGGAGACGGACTCACCGACCACCAGCGTGAGGCGCTCCGGATCGCCTACGAGATGGGCTACTTCGACATTCCGCGAACGGCGACGCTCGACGAGGTAGCCACCGAACTCGGGATCACCGCGTCGTCGGTCTCCGAGCGTCTCCGTCGGGCACAGACCTACCTCATCGAGACGACTGTTGCCTCCACGTGGCCACCGCTACCCGAGTGA
- the gcvT gene encoding glycine cleavage system aminomethyltransferase GcvT, with product MALRKPPLREVHAARDAKFTEFGGWDMPVEFDSIRDEHASVRESAGIFDVSHMGELEVSGPDATTLMQRLTTNDVTNLSPGDSQYAMITDDEGTILDDTVVYRLPEEETYLFVPNAGHDEEMYGRWTEYRDEWDLDATVRNVTDEWAMFAVQGPDAPGLVVEAADGGVSDLSKFEAAYADVAGVRSWVARTGYTGEDGFEILCPWEDAETVWEAFDCQPCGLGARDTLRIEMGFLLSGQDFDPEEEPRNPYEAGVGFTVKLDTEFVGRDALERVEAEGVEEKFVGVKLLDRGIARHGYDVTDGDGDVIGRVTSGTMSPTLGESIALGYVPVERATPGSKVGVVVRGEEKRAKTVTPPFLEDK from the coding sequence ATGGCCCTTCGCAAACCGCCGTTACGCGAGGTACACGCCGCGCGCGACGCGAAGTTCACGGAGTTCGGCGGGTGGGACATGCCGGTGGAGTTCGACTCTATCAGAGACGAACACGCGTCGGTTCGCGAGTCGGCGGGCATCTTCGACGTCTCCCACATGGGGGAGTTAGAGGTGTCCGGCCCCGACGCGACGACGCTGATGCAACGGCTGACGACGAACGACGTGACGAACCTCTCGCCGGGCGACTCGCAGTACGCGATGATAACCGACGACGAGGGGACGATTCTCGACGACACCGTGGTCTACCGCCTCCCCGAGGAGGAGACGTACCTCTTCGTCCCGAACGCGGGCCACGACGAGGAGATGTACGGGCGGTGGACGGAGTACCGCGACGAGTGGGACCTCGACGCGACCGTCCGCAACGTCACCGACGAGTGGGCGATGTTCGCCGTCCAAGGCCCGGACGCGCCGGGCCTCGTGGTGGAGGCGGCCGACGGGGGCGTCTCCGACCTCTCGAAGTTCGAGGCCGCCTACGCCGACGTCGCGGGCGTCCGGTCGTGGGTCGCCCGAACCGGCTACACGGGCGAAGACGGGTTCGAGATACTCTGCCCGTGGGAGGACGCCGAGACCGTCTGGGAGGCGTTCGACTGCCAGCCCTGCGGCCTCGGGGCCCGCGACACCCTCCGCATCGAGATGGGCTTTCTCCTCTCGGGGCAGGATTTCGACCCCGAGGAGGAACCGCGGAACCCCTACGAGGCGGGCGTCGGCTTCACGGTGAAACTCGACACGGAGTTCGTCGGGAGAGACGCCCTCGAACGCGTCGAGGCGGAGGGCGTCGAGGAGAAGTTCGTCGGCGTGAAGCTGTTGGACCGCGGCATCGCCCGCCACGGGTACGACGTGACCGACGGGGACGGCGACGTAATCGGTCGCGTCACCTCCGGGACGATGAGTCCGACGCTGGGCGAGTCCATCGCCCTCGGATACGTTCCGGTCGAACGCGCGACCCCCGGGTCGAAGGTCGGCGTCGTCGTCCGCGGCGAAGAGAAGCGCGCGAAAACCGTCACACCACCTTTCCTGGAGGATAAGTAA
- the gcvH gene encoding glycine cleavage system protein GcvH has protein sequence MFEVPEDRKYLESHEYATTDGDTATVGITDFAQDELGDVVYVELPDEGDDVARGEEFGVVESIKAVSDLYSPVSGTVVEVNDDLFDHPEYVNDDPYGDGWMLKVEVTEGEGFDELLSPEEYREQTE, from the coding sequence ATGTTCGAAGTTCCCGAAGACAGAAAGTACCTTGAATCGCACGAGTACGCGACCACCGACGGCGATACCGCGACCGTCGGCATCACCGACTTCGCGCAGGACGAACTGGGCGACGTCGTCTACGTCGAACTACCCGACGAGGGCGACGACGTCGCGCGGGGCGAGGAGTTCGGCGTCGTCGAGAGCATCAAAGCCGTCTCCGACCTGTATTCGCCCGTCTCGGGCACCGTCGTGGAGGTCAACGACGACCTGTTCGACCACCCCGAGTACGTCAACGACGACCCGTACGGCGACGGGTGGATGCTGAAGGTCGAGGTGACCGAGGGGGAAGGGTTCGACGAGTTGCTCTCGCCCGAGGAGTACCGCGAGCAGACCGAATGA
- the gcvPA gene encoding aminomethyl-transferring glycine dehydrogenase subunit GcvPA: MTRGSPYAPHTDAETKEMLAAVGAESEEDLFDIPEAVRFDGEFGIEARRERDVRREIATTLAKNDDLTEFLGRGHHSHYVPSLVDDLSRRSEFLTSYTQYQPEITQGFLQVLFEYQSMLVELTGLPVANCSMYDDATALAEAARLAGRARRVSGERVLVPEILREGKRRVLDNYVAGTDLDVETYPMDDGTVDIDALEAQVDEDVAMVYAENPTVRGSIEPRLAEIGDISDDSGALFCLGTDIVALALLEEPASVGADVVVGEADALGMPTSYGMGLGLFATREEFLRQVPGRLVGASEDAADKRAYTLTLQTREQHIRKERATSNICTNQAWVALRTAMHAAYLGPSGLVDLAKRCVTDAESLAAELDGLKGVRAPVHDGHHFREFVVHVDQPAKAIASDLEAEGFAVHVVGEHRLQVCVTDLNASKTDALVSAFEEVL, translated from the coding sequence ATGACGCGGGGAAGCCCCTACGCGCCGCACACGGACGCGGAGACGAAGGAGATGCTCGCCGCCGTCGGCGCAGAGAGCGAGGAGGACCTCTTCGACATCCCGGAGGCGGTCCGCTTCGACGGCGAGTTCGGCATCGAGGCTCGCCGCGAGCGTGACGTTCGACGGGAGATAGCGACCACGCTGGCGAAGAACGACGACCTGACGGAGTTCCTCGGCCGCGGCCACCACTCCCACTACGTTCCGTCCCTCGTGGACGATCTCTCGCGGCGGTCGGAGTTTCTCACCTCCTACACGCAGTACCAACCGGAGATAACGCAGGGGTTCCTGCAGGTCCTCTTCGAATACCAGTCGATGCTCGTCGAACTGACGGGCCTGCCGGTGGCCAACTGCTCGATGTACGACGACGCCACCGCACTCGCGGAGGCGGCGCGACTCGCCGGGCGCGCCCGCCGCGTCTCCGGCGAACGCGTCCTCGTCCCCGAGATTCTCCGCGAGGGCAAACGCCGCGTCCTCGACAACTACGTCGCCGGAACCGACCTCGACGTCGAGACGTACCCGATGGACGACGGCACCGTCGATATCGACGCCCTCGAAGCGCAGGTGGACGAGGACGTTGCGATGGTGTACGCCGAGAATCCGACGGTCCGCGGGAGCATCGAACCGCGCCTCGCAGAGATCGGCGATATCTCCGACGACAGCGGTGCGCTGTTCTGTCTCGGGACGGATATCGTGGCCCTCGCACTGCTGGAAGAACCCGCGTCCGTCGGCGCCGACGTGGTCGTCGGCGAGGCGGACGCCCTCGGCATGCCGACGAGTTACGGCATGGGACTCGGCCTGTTCGCCACCCGCGAGGAGTTCCTCCGGCAGGTGCCGGGCCGCCTCGTCGGCGCGAGCGAAGACGCCGCAGATAAGCGCGCGTACACCCTGACGCTGCAGACGCGCGAACAGCACATTCGCAAGGAGCGGGCCACCTCGAACATCTGTACGAATCAGGCGTGGGTGGCCCTGCGGACGGCGATGCACGCCGCGTACCTCGGCCCGTCGGGCCTCGTTGACCTCGCGAAGCGGTGCGTCACCGACGCCGAGTCGCTGGCCGCCGAGTTAGACGGCCTGAAGGGCGTTCGCGCGCCCGTCCACGACGGACACCACTTCCGCGAGTTCGTCGTCCACGTGGACCAACCCGCGAAGGCCATCGCCTCGGACCTCGAAGCGGAGGGGTTCGCCGTCCACGTCGTCGGCGAGCACCGCCTGCAAGTCTGCGTCACCGACCTGAACGCCTCGAAGACGGACGCCCTCGTTTCGGCGTTCGAGGAGGTTCTCTGA
- the gcvPB gene encoding aminomethyl-transferring glycine dehydrogenase subunit GcvPB codes for MDFDQARYAREDVYEPLLSEKNSTRVEIDEEDSPLPDDLTRDSVELPELSEPELARHYTRLSQMNWSVETGPYPLGSCTMKYNPSFTEDVAADPNAAIHPDRSARSSQGTLELLSDLQDYLGRIGGMDAVTLQPPAGAAGEFAGILVAKAYHEANGNDRSEVIVPASAHGTNFATAAMAGYDVVELPSGEDGRVDVEALDAAVSEDTAALMLTNPNTVGLFERDIVEIAEMVHDAGGLLYYDGANLNALLGRGRPGDMGFDIMHYNVHKTFATPHGGGGPGAGPVGVVEELAEFLPSPHVRERGGSYELYEPERSVGKVHGYAGNWLVLVKAYAYIARLGDEGLADASAKAVLNANYLAEQVDLEVPYGPFHHEFAATAGERDAADVAKRMLDYGVHPPTTKWPEFVPEAMLTEPTEVENRDSLDDLARAFNESLADSEEELEDAPSRTAARRIDQASAARNPRLSWHALDAEEE; via the coding sequence ATGGATTTCGACCAAGCACGCTACGCCCGCGAGGACGTGTACGAACCGCTCCTCTCGGAGAAGAACTCGACGCGCGTCGAGATAGACGAGGAGGACTCGCCCCTCCCCGACGACCTGACGCGCGACTCGGTGGAACTGCCCGAACTGTCCGAACCCGAACTGGCCCGCCACTACACGCGCCTCTCGCAGATGAACTGGAGCGTCGAGACGGGGCCGTACCCCTTGGGGTCGTGCACGATGAAGTACAACCCCTCGTTCACCGAGGACGTGGCCGCCGACCCGAACGCGGCGATTCACCCCGACCGGTCGGCCCGGAGTTCGCAGGGAACGCTCGAACTCCTGTCCGACTTACAGGACTACCTCGGTCGAATCGGCGGCATGGACGCCGTGACGCTCCAACCGCCCGCGGGTGCGGCAGGCGAGTTCGCGGGCATCCTCGTCGCGAAAGCGTACCACGAGGCCAACGGCAACGACCGGAGCGAGGTCATCGTCCCCGCCTCCGCGCACGGGACGAACTTCGCCACCGCCGCGATGGCGGGGTACGACGTGGTCGAACTCCCCTCCGGGGAGGACGGCCGCGTGGACGTGGAGGCCCTCGACGCCGCCGTCTCCGAGGACACCGCCGCGCTGATGCTCACCAACCCGAACACGGTGGGACTGTTCGAGCGAGACATCGTCGAAATCGCGGAGATGGTCCACGACGCCGGTGGACTGCTCTACTACGACGGCGCGAACCTCAACGCCCTGTTGGGACGGGGGCGCCCGGGCGACATGGGGTTCGACATCATGCACTACAACGTCCACAAGACGTTCGCGACGCCGCACGGCGGCGGCGGCCCCGGCGCGGGACCGGTCGGCGTCGTCGAGGAACTGGCGGAGTTCCTCCCGAGTCCGCACGTCCGCGAACGCGGCGGGTCGTACGAACTGTACGAACCCGAGCGGTCGGTCGGCAAGGTGCACGGCTACGCGGGCAACTGGCTGGTTCTCGTGAAGGCGTACGCCTACATCGCTCGTCTCGGCGACGAGGGGTTGGCGGACGCCAGCGCGAAGGCCGTCCTCAACGCGAACTACCTCGCAGAGCAGGTGGACTTGGAGGTGCCGTACGGCCCGTTCCACCACGAGTTCGCCGCGACGGCGGGCGAGAGAGACGCCGCGGACGTGGCCAAGCGGATGCTCGACTACGGCGTCCACCCGCCGACGACGAAGTGGCCCGAGTTCGTCCCCGAGGCGATGCTGACCGAACCGACCGAAGTCGAGAACCGCGACTCCCTGGACGACTTGGCGCGCGCGTTCAACGAATCGCTCGCCGACTCCGAGGAGGAACTCGAAGACGCGCCCTCGCGGACGGCGGCGCGCCGCATCGACCAAGCCAGCGCCGCGCGGAACCCGCGACTCTCGTGGCACGCGCTCGACGCCGAAGAAGAGTAG
- a CDS encoding DUF7838 family putative zinc beta-ribbon protein — protein MSLEMEYDCPECDNSQFWRTAYTELHLGEKTKWRCSECGYGFININDGISTADA, from the coding sequence ATGAGTCTCGAGATGGAGTACGACTGCCCCGAGTGCGACAACAGCCAGTTCTGGCGGACGGCCTACACGGAGCTTCACCTCGGAGAGAAGACGAAGTGGCGCTGTAGCGAGTGCGGCTACGGCTTCATCAACATCAACGACGGCATCTCCACCGCGGACGCGTAA